The proteins below come from a single Fodinicola acaciae genomic window:
- a CDS encoding polysaccharide deacetylase family protein, with protein MSNWARRVVALLAVGLVLIGLAGANIAQPVVSLPIPGVPVAAVRPAGAAVPSPRLMPANTVYEYTGTAGIALTFDDGPSPIWTPKVLQVLAKYHVHAVFCMVGFRVREHPELVRAVAQAGHTLCNHTVNHDPSISRWSPRDIHRDLAENNQLITAASGGVRPRYFRSPQGLFTPRVVEEARRLGLASLGWRVTAFDWQSPPLPPKALARNVDIRVRPGSIVLMHDAGSPGTHRHTLAALSIIIAYIQEHGWQTTAL; from the coding sequence ATGTCGAATTGGGCCAGGCGGGTGGTCGCGTTGCTGGCCGTCGGCCTGGTGCTGATCGGCCTTGCCGGCGCGAATATCGCGCAGCCGGTCGTTTCGCTGCCGATTCCCGGCGTGCCGGTCGCCGCCGTACGCCCGGCCGGCGCCGCGGTGCCGTCACCGCGTTTGATGCCGGCGAACACCGTTTACGAATACACCGGCACCGCGGGCATCGCGCTCACTTTCGACGACGGCCCGAGTCCGATCTGGACCCCGAAAGTGTTGCAGGTCCTGGCGAAATACCACGTGCACGCGGTCTTCTGCATGGTCGGCTTCCGGGTCCGCGAGCATCCCGAGCTGGTACGCGCCGTCGCGCAGGCCGGTCACACGCTGTGCAACCACACGGTCAACCACGATCCGTCGATCTCCCGCTGGTCGCCCCGCGACATCCACCGTGACCTGGCCGAGAACAACCAGCTGATCACCGCCGCCAGCGGAGGCGTACGGCCGCGTTATTTCCGTTCTCCACAAGGACTTTTCACGCCGCGGGTCGTCGAGGAGGCGCGCAGGCTCGGTCTCGCGTCACTTGGCTGGCGGGTCACCGCATTCGACTGGCAAAGCCCGCCGCTGCCGCCCAAAGCGTTGGCCAGAAACGTCGACATCCGGGTGCGGCCGGGCTCGATCGTGCTGATGCACGACGCCGGATCGCCTGGCACGCACCGCCACACCTTGGCCGCGCTGTCGATTATCATCGCGTACATCCAAGAACACGGCTGGCAGACGACCGCGCTTTAG
- a CDS encoding TetR/AcrR family transcriptional regulator — protein MPRDSNGPQSASSTELPLLTSAAVPERADARRNRLKVLAAAELLFAERGVAAVSMDDVAAAAGVGKGTLYRRFGDKGGLAIALLDEQERRLQEDLLQGPPPLGPGAPAAVRIAAFVRAYAEFLDQHGDLVLMSESNSVGARFRGGSYQFWRLHLVALLRELEVDRPDVRAELILAPLGAETYRQLRDTAGSTDALVDLLITWLDSY, from the coding sequence ATGCCTCGAGACAGTAACGGACCACAGTCCGCTTCGTCAACGGAGCTGCCGCTGCTGACGTCCGCGGCCGTTCCGGAACGCGCCGACGCGCGGCGCAACAGGCTGAAGGTGCTGGCCGCGGCCGAGCTGCTGTTCGCCGAGCGCGGCGTCGCGGCGGTGTCGATGGACGACGTGGCGGCCGCGGCCGGCGTCGGCAAAGGCACGCTCTATCGGCGCTTCGGCGACAAGGGCGGGCTGGCCATCGCGCTGCTGGACGAGCAGGAGCGCCGGCTGCAGGAGGACCTGCTGCAGGGTCCGCCGCCGCTCGGTCCCGGCGCGCCGGCGGCCGTACGCATCGCCGCGTTCGTCCGCGCGTACGCGGAGTTTCTGGACCAGCACGGCGATCTGGTGCTGATGTCGGAGTCCAACAGTGTCGGCGCGCGGTTTCGCGGCGGGTCGTACCAGTTCTGGCGGCTGCACCTGGTCGCGCTGCTGCGAGAGCTCGAGGTGGACCGGCCGGACGTACGCGCCGAGCTGATCCTCGCCCCGCTCGGCGCCGAGACCTATCGCCAGCTCCGTGACACCGCCGGCTCCACCGACGCACTCGTCGACCTGCTGATCACCTGGCTGGACTCGTACTAA
- a CDS encoding FAD-dependent monooxygenase — protein sequence MTKVLIIGGGIAGPVTAIALQKAGIEATVYEASTTADPDAGAFLTLGVNGLEALNAVGLVETVYAAGEPARRVEVYDADGSTISAGGLNRADTSEFVPQTFKRAALHRVLTEAAENRGIEVVRGRRLTGGATTGTGVRAEFADCGAVTGDLLIGADGINSVTRRLIDPAAPEPRYAGQHVVYGFCDRPPTRVPTDTYRMIRGSRAMFGVVGGPADTLWWFARVFGEPMSREQAAGRTAADWRDQLVELLRPDRTPAADIVAATDEIAGRNNYDIPSVPKWHNGRMTIAGDAAHAASPSAAQGASMAAEDAIVLAKCLRDIPDAERAFSTYERLRRPRVELVVEVAATMSGRPASRPTGGDWLSELQLDWETPVTQ from the coding sequence ATGACGAAGGTCTTGATCATCGGCGGTGGCATCGCCGGTCCGGTGACCGCGATCGCGCTCCAGAAGGCCGGCATCGAGGCGACCGTGTACGAAGCGTCCACGACCGCCGATCCGGACGCCGGCGCCTTCCTGACCCTCGGCGTCAACGGCCTGGAAGCGCTCAACGCCGTCGGCCTGGTCGAGACCGTGTATGCCGCCGGTGAGCCGGCGCGCCGCGTCGAGGTGTACGACGCCGACGGCAGCACGATCAGCGCCGGCGGGCTCAACCGCGCGGACACCTCGGAATTCGTGCCGCAGACGTTCAAACGCGCGGCGTTGCACCGCGTTCTCACCGAAGCGGCGGAAAACCGCGGCATCGAGGTGGTACGCGGACGCCGGCTGACCGGCGGCGCGACGACCGGCACCGGCGTACGCGCCGAGTTCGCCGATTGCGGCGCAGTCACCGGCGACCTACTCATCGGCGCCGATGGCATCAACTCGGTCACCCGCCGGCTGATCGACCCGGCCGCGCCGGAGCCGCGTTACGCCGGCCAGCACGTCGTCTACGGCTTCTGCGACCGGCCGCCGACGCGGGTGCCCACGGACACGTACCGGATGATCCGCGGCTCGCGGGCGATGTTCGGCGTGGTCGGCGGTCCGGCCGACACTCTGTGGTGGTTCGCGCGGGTTTTCGGCGAGCCGATGAGCCGCGAGCAGGCCGCCGGGAGGACCGCGGCCGACTGGCGCGACCAGCTCGTCGAGCTGCTCCGGCCGGACCGTACGCCGGCGGCCGACATCGTCGCGGCGACCGACGAGATCGCCGGCCGCAACAACTACGACATCCCGTCGGTGCCGAAGTGGCACAACGGCCGGATGACGATCGCCGGCGACGCCGCGCACGCCGCGTCACCGTCCGCCGCGCAAGGCGCGTCGATGGCCGCCGAGGACGCGATCGTACTGGCGAAATGCCTGCGTGACATTCCCGACGCCGAGCGCGCGTTCAGCACGTACGAGCGACTACGCCGTCCGCGCGTGGAGTTGGTCGTCGAGGTCGCGGCCACCATGAGCGGCCGGCCGGCGAGCCGGCCGACCGGCGGCGACTGGCTGAGCGAGCTGCAATTGGACTGGGAGACGCCGGTCACTCAATAG
- a CDS encoding rhodanese-like domain-containing protein, whose product MTTIISRVELRQLIDDHAVTVVDALPASYYEQAHLPTAINLVEDEVATRAAELLPDKAAAIVTYCSNTACHNSGKVALSLEKLGYTNVRKYAGGIQDWTEAGLPVEGTNAATV is encoded by the coding sequence ATGACCACCATCATCAGCCGTGTCGAGCTGCGCCAGCTGATCGACGACCACGCCGTCACCGTCGTCGACGCGCTGCCGGCGAGCTACTACGAGCAGGCGCACCTGCCGACCGCGATCAACCTGGTCGAGGACGAGGTCGCCACGCGCGCGGCCGAGCTGCTGCCAGACAAGGCCGCGGCCATCGTCACGTACTGCTCCAACACCGCCTGCCACAACAGCGGGAAAGTGGCTCTGTCGCTGGAAAAACTCGGCTACACCAACGTGCGCAAGTACGCTGGGGGCATCCAGGACTGGACCGAGGCCGGCCTGCCGGTCGAGGGGACGAACGCCGCCACGGTGTGA
- a CDS encoding alpha/beta hydrolase, giving the protein MPLDPHVRALLDEMASQELPPPEQLTVEQNREAIMDMRELAGPAEEVETVVDISADGVPVRIYAPAGEKPLPVLVFFHGGGWVIGNLDTHDAVCRQLANRAGCVVAAVDYRLAPENPFPAAVEDAYAATAWIARNASAHGGDGTRLAVGGDSAGGNLTAVVSQLARDRGGPALAFQLLIYPAVNATDDSPSMTENADGYFLTRALMDWFFAHYVTNPDDARNPLVSPALTADLSGLPPALVITAEYDPLRDQGVAYAKQLADAGVPVEHVNYDGMIHAFYQMPGLLGAARDAIAKSAAALRAAFG; this is encoded by the coding sequence ATGCCGCTCGACCCCCATGTCCGCGCGCTGCTGGACGAGATGGCCTCGCAGGAGCTGCCACCGCCGGAACAGCTGACGGTGGAGCAAAACCGCGAGGCCATCATGGACATGCGCGAGCTCGCTGGTCCGGCCGAGGAGGTGGAAACCGTCGTCGACATCTCCGCCGACGGCGTGCCGGTGCGGATTTACGCTCCAGCAGGCGAAAAGCCGCTGCCCGTGCTGGTGTTCTTCCACGGCGGCGGCTGGGTGATCGGTAACCTGGACACTCACGACGCGGTCTGCCGGCAGCTGGCCAACCGCGCCGGCTGCGTCGTCGCCGCGGTGGATTACCGGCTGGCGCCGGAAAATCCCTTTCCGGCGGCGGTGGAGGACGCGTACGCGGCAACCGCCTGGATCGCGCGAAACGCGTCCGCGCATGGCGGCGACGGCACGCGGCTCGCGGTCGGCGGCGACAGCGCCGGCGGCAACCTGACCGCGGTCGTCAGCCAGCTGGCACGTGATCGCGGCGGTCCGGCACTGGCCTTCCAGCTGCTCATCTACCCCGCAGTCAACGCGACAGACGACAGTCCGTCGATGACCGAAAACGCCGACGGCTATTTCCTCACTCGCGCACTCATGGACTGGTTTTTCGCGCACTACGTGACAAACCCCGACGACGCGCGCAATCCGCTGGTGTCGCCGGCCCTGACGGCCGACCTGTCCGGCCTGCCGCCGGCTCTGGTCATCACCGCCGAGTACGACCCGCTGCGCGACCAGGGAGTCGCGTACGCGAAACAGCTCGCCGACGCCGGCGTGCCGGTCGAACACGTGAACTACGACGGGATGATCCACGCGTTCTACCAGATGCCCGGACTGCTTGGCGCGGCTCGCGACGCGATCGCCAAGTCCGCCGCCGCGCTGCGAGCCGCCTTCGGCTGA
- a CDS encoding carbohydrate ABC transporter permease has protein sequence MNRTPVAGRIGQYVALAAYVVFLVFPLLWLLSVSLKSPADLATLPAQLLPRGLFFGNYQEIASKQGLLESAWNSTLVAVGTMLLTIAVSLPAAYALGRFRTFLGPAATIWILVSQVFPVILIAIPLFMIVRGLGLLNTLPGLILVYLVWTLPFALWMLRGYVSALPVDLEEAAACDGASRPRILVSVVLPLLRPGIIATAMFAFISSWNEFFFALVLLKGDTTTLPIALAQFVGSEGKVAFGPLAAASVLATLPSLVIFAIVQRRLTSGLLAGAVKG, from the coding sequence ATGAACCGTACGCCGGTGGCCGGCCGGATCGGTCAGTACGTGGCGTTGGCCGCGTACGTCGTGTTTCTGGTGTTTCCGTTGCTGTGGCTGCTGTCGGTGTCGCTGAAGAGTCCGGCGGATCTCGCGACACTGCCGGCGCAGCTGCTGCCGCGCGGCCTGTTTTTCGGCAACTACCAGGAAATCGCGAGCAAGCAAGGCCTGCTGGAATCCGCCTGGAACAGCACGCTGGTCGCCGTCGGCACCATGTTGCTGACCATCGCTGTCTCGCTGCCGGCCGCGTACGCACTGGGACGCTTCCGCACTTTTCTCGGCCCGGCAGCGACGATCTGGATCCTGGTGAGCCAGGTGTTTCCGGTGATCCTGATCGCCATTCCGCTGTTCATGATCGTACGCGGTCTCGGTCTGCTGAACACGTTGCCTGGCCTGATCCTGGTGTATTTGGTGTGGACACTGCCTTTCGCGCTGTGGATGCTGCGCGGCTACGTGAGCGCGCTGCCGGTGGATCTGGAGGAGGCCGCGGCCTGCGACGGCGCGTCACGGCCACGGATCCTGGTCAGTGTCGTGCTTCCGCTGCTGCGGCCGGGCATCATCGCCACCGCCATGTTCGCCTTCATTTCCAGCTGGAACGAGTTTTTCTTCGCGCTGGTGCTGCTGAAGGGCGACACCACGACGTTGCCGATCGCGCTCGCGCAGTTTGTCGGATCGGAAGGAAAAGTCGCCTTCGGGCCGCTCGCGGCGGCGTCCGTGTTGGCGACCCTGCCGAGCCTGGTGATTTTCGCGATCGTGCAACGGCGGCTCACGTCCGGCCTGCTCGCCGGTGCGGTCAAGGGATAG
- a CDS encoding ABC transporter substrate-binding protein gives MRRRGFLAAAVSAPLVALAGCGGGDPEVKNGVVTLRFQSLAYQKTTVAAVKKIVADWNKANPKIQIAYQQGNWDGVHDQLVTQFSGGTAPTIIHDEAADIAGFAEQGFLADLGPHLSADVTGNVPKGIMDTVSSGGHTYAAPTLLQSYVVFANVDLLRKQGVAVPSGASLTWDALAAAAKQATKNGVFGLGWGLKQPTATVMSLALNFGGKFFGGTGHEATISVGDAEKQVPRRIHDMAYLDKSISPVTLTQSGTDILPGFYAGKYAMIVAGSYVAQQITEEAPKTFNWKVLPALSGTSTAQAANPQTLSVSATSKHVTEATQFIDFFMQAHNLAAVGQGDWLIPTTAPARAAIQQATGGKSGWTETLAGAGGLTKAPFQSVTNYPRWKDEVATPAFQKYLADKLSLDQLATQLADGWKTANQ, from the coding sequence ATGAGGCGACGTGGTTTCCTGGCCGCGGCGGTGTCCGCACCGCTGGTGGCGCTGGCCGGCTGTGGTGGCGGCGATCCGGAGGTGAAAAACGGTGTCGTGACGCTGCGGTTCCAGAGCCTGGCATACCAGAAGACGACCGTCGCGGCGGTCAAGAAGATCGTCGCCGACTGGAACAAAGCCAACCCGAAGATCCAGATCGCCTACCAGCAGGGAAACTGGGACGGCGTACACGACCAGCTGGTCACGCAGTTCTCCGGCGGCACCGCGCCGACCATCATCCACGACGAGGCGGCCGACATCGCCGGCTTCGCCGAGCAGGGTTTCCTCGCCGACCTCGGACCGCATCTTTCCGCGGACGTCACGGGAAACGTACCCAAAGGCATCATGGACACGGTGTCGTCCGGCGGTCACACGTACGCGGCGCCGACGCTGCTGCAGTCGTACGTCGTCTTCGCCAACGTCGACCTGCTGCGTAAGCAGGGCGTCGCGGTGCCGTCCGGCGCGTCGCTGACCTGGGACGCGCTCGCGGCGGCTGCCAAGCAGGCGACCAAAAACGGTGTCTTCGGCCTCGGCTGGGGGTTGAAGCAGCCGACCGCGACGGTGATGAGCCTGGCGCTCAACTTCGGCGGGAAGTTCTTCGGCGGCACCGGCCATGAGGCTACGATCTCGGTCGGCGACGCGGAAAAGCAGGTGCCGAGGCGGATCCACGACATGGCGTACCTGGACAAGTCGATCTCGCCGGTCACGCTCACCCAGTCCGGCACCGACATCCTGCCCGGTTTCTACGCCGGAAAGTACGCGATGATCGTGGCCGGCAGCTATGTGGCGCAGCAGATCACCGAGGAGGCGCCGAAAACCTTCAACTGGAAGGTGCTGCCGGCGCTGTCCGGCACCTCGACGGCGCAGGCCGCCAACCCGCAGACGCTGTCGGTTTCGGCCACCAGCAAGCACGTCACCGAGGCAACACAGTTCATCGACTTCTTCATGCAGGCGCACAATCTGGCCGCCGTCGGCCAGGGTGACTGGCTGATCCCGACCACCGCACCGGCTCGCGCGGCGATCCAGCAGGCCACCGGCGGAAAATCCGGCTGGACCGAGACGCTGGCCGGCGCCGGCGGCCTCACCAAGGCGCCGTTCCAGTCGGTGACCAACTATCCGCGCTGGAAGGACGAGGTCGCCACGCCGGCGTTCCAGAAATACCTCGCCGACAAGCTCAGCCTCGACCAGCTGGCCACCCAGCTGGCCGACGGCTGGAAAACCGCCAACCAGTAG
- a CDS encoding carbohydrate ABC transporter permease: protein MTAEVVTEAPPTRPRGPRRTTREPRRDLWLLVLPALIPVVVLSVVPLVQGMALGFTDSRLGLGAPTSFTGVDNFVRLAGNELFWSSFRIGVVWAVSVTLLQFLLAMGLALLLNENLRFRWLARTLALTPWAMPPVIIAITWKFLLDPTVGPVSSALAATGVVDGSVNLLGDFQYALPAVIAVGVWVGMPQTTITLLAGLQSIPASLHEAAAVDGAGAVRRFFRVTFPQLRPVVVAITALDVIWNFNSFALVYVLTAGGPGGQTMLPMLFAYNEAFRYGQFGYAAAMGDVMVVLVVIVMIAYIRSALRETK from the coding sequence TTGACGGCCGAGGTCGTCACCGAGGCGCCCCCGACCCGCCCGCGCGGACCGCGCCGGACGACCCGTGAACCGCGCCGCGACCTGTGGCTGCTGGTGCTGCCGGCGCTGATTCCGGTGGTGGTGCTGAGCGTCGTGCCGCTGGTGCAGGGGATGGCGCTCGGCTTCACCGACTCGCGGCTCGGCCTCGGCGCGCCGACCAGCTTCACCGGCGTGGACAACTTCGTCCGGCTGGCCGGCAACGAGCTGTTCTGGAGCTCGTTTCGGATCGGCGTCGTCTGGGCCGTCTCGGTGACCCTGCTCCAGTTTCTGCTGGCCATGGGTTTGGCCTTGCTGCTCAACGAAAACCTCCGATTTCGCTGGCTGGCGCGTACGCTCGCGCTCACCCCGTGGGCGATGCCGCCGGTGATCATCGCCATCACCTGGAAGTTCCTGCTCGACCCGACCGTCGGTCCGGTCAGCTCGGCGCTGGCCGCCACCGGCGTGGTCGACGGATCGGTCAACCTGCTCGGCGACTTCCAGTACGCGCTGCCGGCGGTCATCGCGGTCGGCGTCTGGGTCGGCATGCCGCAGACCACGATCACGTTGCTGGCCGGCCTGCAGTCGATCCCGGCCAGCCTGCACGAGGCGGCCGCGGTCGACGGCGCCGGCGCGGTCCGCCGGTTTTTCCGTGTCACGTTCCCGCAACTGCGGCCGGTCGTGGTCGCGATCACCGCGCTGGACGTGATCTGGAACTTCAACTCCTTCGCCCTGGTGTACGTGCTGACCGCCGGTGGTCCCGGCGGACAGACGATGTTGCCGATGCTTTTCGCGTACAACGAGGCATTCCGCTATGGCCAGTTCGGCTATGCGGCGGCGATGGGTGACGTGATGGTCGTGCTCGTGGTGATCGTGATGATCGCGTACATCCGATCGGCGTTGCGGGAGACGAAATGA